Proteins from one Shewanella pealeana ATCC 700345 genomic window:
- a CDS encoding TerC/Alx family metal homeostasis membrane protein produces the protein MFLSELFSGYQGLVILTLLMLGIDLLLTRGKISFRSAAVWSVFWFSLAFLFAGAIYLFWPEMSPTSQLSSSEASTAFITGYLLEKSLSVDNLFVFALIFTQFNVPDKNVPRILMLGIVGALVLRGIMISVGAPLIAQFHMILYLFGFFLIWTGVQMWRQHDQDNSSFSDSFAVRLVKKFMRISPDYHGNKLFIRDGIGILATPMLVVVTVIAMTDIMFALDSIPAIFAVTQEAYLVLAANVFALLGLRSLYFVLGGMLTKFAYLHHTLAFMLCFIGTKMLLIDTPFAIATPVSLGVILASLTAGIGASIWKQHQLKKVNQ, from the coding sequence ATGTTCTTAAGTGAACTCTTTTCAGGTTATCAAGGCCTAGTCATACTTACTCTGTTGATGCTTGGCATCGATTTATTGCTCACAAGAGGTAAGATCAGTTTTCGTTCTGCTGCCGTTTGGAGTGTATTCTGGTTTTCGCTGGCTTTTCTGTTTGCTGGCGCTATTTACCTTTTTTGGCCAGAAATGTCGCCAACTAGTCAGCTTTCTTCAAGCGAAGCTAGCACGGCATTTATTACTGGTTATCTTCTTGAAAAATCTCTGAGTGTCGATAATCTATTTGTTTTCGCACTCATCTTTACTCAATTCAACGTACCCGATAAAAACGTCCCGAGGATTTTGATGTTAGGTATCGTGGGTGCTTTAGTATTACGCGGCATCATGATTTCCGTCGGCGCTCCGCTTATTGCACAGTTCCACATGATACTTTATCTGTTCGGCTTCTTCTTGATTTGGACTGGTGTGCAAATGTGGCGTCAGCATGATCAAGACAACTCATCGTTTTCAGATAGTTTCGCCGTCCGTTTGGTGAAGAAATTTATGCGGATCAGCCCTGACTACCATGGGAATAAGCTCTTTATCCGAGACGGCATCGGCATATTAGCCACGCCGATGCTAGTGGTCGTCACGGTCATAGCAATGACAGATATAATGTTTGCCCTCGACTCAATCCCAGCTATCTTTGCGGTAACACAGGAGGCGTACTTGGTACTTGCTGCGAACGTCTTTGCCTTATTAGGTCTACGATCGCTGTACTTTGTTCTCGGCGGAATGTTGACCAAATTTGCTTATTTACATCATACATTAGCATTCATGCTTTGCTTTATTGGTACCAAGATGCTGCTGATTGATACGCCGTTTGCTATTGCAACCCCTGTCTCTCTAGGGGTTATTTTAGCTTCGCTGACAGCAGGTATTGGAGCCTCTATTTGGAAGCAACACCAATTGAAAAAAGTAAATCAATAA